In Lycium barbarum isolate Lr01 chromosome 9, ASM1917538v2, whole genome shotgun sequence, the DNA window atgtttctttctcatatgaccatttagtgtacccgttccaccatccttactagtttcttgcttaaaagtaaatatttatccacatagggtacatttagcgGTTCCggtttccctatccttagtcataaatttccaaattttagcggttgacttacgagttctaggcagtttgtcttgtgtatgtgattgtgcaggacatgtatctcctatgggattttcggggggttgtgtttcatcatcatcaatttcattaaaagtatcgatataatgttgttgcattgcctcatgacctaaaagtggattatttccaccaatatcaatacctaaattaagTGTTTTTTCCACAAATgcttcctcattaagcccacgcctaataataccactactaccggcaccacgtctaaatctcttcgccattattaaatagaattaatttaaatcacactcaaataaatcacaagaaaatgaattgcaacaaattaaattgcgaaaaataaagatagagttggaacgaaggtaccaaattgtcgGACTAATtttcaacaaagtgaaggcggctacaattgcaaatccaccaaagctacttcggattgttgcaaaatcaccaactccaccaacaatattataattgcaaaattaataattgaaactataataagactttataatatttatttgagagaaatttaaagtggctaattgctgcaaagtaactataattgagagattgagatttaagagaaagagaagagtgaattgatgtggatttaggaaatggagaggggtttatataggggtgagggatgggttaaagtgttaaaaaaagtttggggggggggggggggggggggaagagttggggaccgtttggcaacagccatttttgcaaatggaccgttgcccaactGTCCAATTTGGGCCCAAAGCCGCAACAGctacaaagtaaaaaaaaataatcaccggttaaccggttccggtttcaaaaaaattgaaaccgaaccGGTACAAAATAATcagttaaccggaaccggttgaatcggttccggttccggttttaccggtccggttaccagtttgaaccggtaaaaccggaccgATTGACGGGCTtacgatgtcctatcgatgagcggtttgttgcattggaaattaGACTTCATggacttcaatttaggcttttgctttgcttcaaaactcctcatatactaaaagatattcttcctccaagttgggccaaaattgctcctcatattttcttcaaagctccaacaaacttaattctcttgattcacttgctctccaatcctcccatagattattatatgaacttaaaccctcataatcataagattggcgcatataatctcatatgttcttgaaggtaactccagtgtccatacttaaaacaatcAACACTTAAAAATCTCAACGTAccaaactacggggtgtaatagTATTTGACTTAGTTGTTCCAAAATTTAAGCCTTCTACAAGCAAATACTTCATTCATTTTTGTgaaaaaatattatttctttATCCATTCGTTTTAAAGATAATTTAGTGTTTAAAAAGTAGTTAATATTACATATCTAATACTGCTAATTTAAAAATCTCTAAATCACACAAAtattataacatatataaaatcataaatttcaaaaaaaaaattattttttaaattttgtgttcAATGAAACTACTacatataaattgaaataaaggaatTATATAGTTTCAAAATTACGAATGAGTGACTCAAGCTTTTTTTATTAGGTAGGGGTGATTCTTTTAAGATTAGTGTTAATGACACTAATTTTAAAAGCCCCCAAGTTTTATTATTTACACAATGCCCCTACCTCCCCCCGCCCCCTCACCCCACCCCCTTTCCCCTCCTCTACCACTGCCACCTCCTCCTCCTTCGCTACCGCCACCTCCTTCTCTGCCATCGCCCACCACCATAACCTCCTCCTCTCTTTCCTCGGCTATCATTACCTCCGCCATCACTTTTTCTGTCTCCTTTCCCTCTGCTCCGCCTTCTCCCCCACCTTTACCTTTTACAGAAAATCCAACAACTTTGATAAATTGCTGCAACAAACTTTCATAGTTGTTGTAACAAGTTCGataattgttgcaacaactcgaCAAAtattgagttgttgcaacaaatttcgtagttgttgcaacaaatatcaatagttgttgcaacaaatatcAATAGTTATTGCAACAAATTTGGAAGTTATTACAACAAATTTcagtacttgttgcaacaacttcaaAAATTGTTGGATTTTCTGTAGACTTTTTTTTATGGTttgattatttatttttttcaaattttctccaCAAAATCCTTACTACCAAAGCAAAACTGTctataaaataagaagaagaaaaaaagagaacAAGAAGAATACGCCATGAAAAAGATGAAGATGACGACGGacaagaagaaggaggaggagaagaaaagaaaaaatggcATAGACAAAGAAGGAGGAAAAGAGAAAAAATGGCAGAGAgagaaagaagaaggaagaaggAAAAAATATGAAAAGATAAAAAGGAGAGGGAGAATTTAAATTTCAAAATTGAAAAGTAAGAGGgaaatctttttaaaaaaatttaaaaaaatctaATCTTGCCCCCAAGTTTTTAATTGTCCTATTTAGGCCCATATCTCATTTAATCTCATTTGACCGAGTCTAAGTCACCATTTCTAATTTCAACACTTAAACAGTAACTTTTAGTTAAATTTTCTCTATTTAAATTGCATAATACTATAAGATTTCTTGAAGAACATTTACATTAGTCCGTTCATTCTAAGAAAAATGAGTAAATTAAACCATCTGAATTTAGAAGCCATCCATGAGACGTGGAGACAAAAATAGTGGTCCTTGACCATCACAATACCTTAAATTAGATCATACCAAAAATCATCTTCTTTAGTTTTTTCTTATCTTCAATTATGAAGTCTACGTGATATCATCAAAAAAACTCTATAGTTGTTTACTAATTATTCGTTATCAAGTAGGAAAAAGTAGTTAACCCACATTCACAATAACCCCATATGCAACGCCTTAATTTATTTCCCCAACTTTCCCTTATAAATATTGCTTCTCTCTACTTGAATAGAATAAACTATTAAAGAAACTAAAATGCAGATATCAGCTAGCTTAGTTAGTGCAATCTTTGTGGCAGTGCCTTTTCTTTCATTACATGTGAGTGCTCAATCGGATTGCCAACAAGTTATCGTTGGGTTAGCACCGTGCTTGCAATACATAGACGGGAATGCCACGAGCCCATCATCAGGATGTTGCACTCAGGTAGGCACTATAGTGAAGACAAGGCAACAGTGCGTGTGTGAGGTTTTCAGTGGAGTTAATGTCAACCAGACACTGGCTTTGGCTCTTCCTAAAGCTTGTAATGTCCGGACTCCCTCTGTTAGCCTTTGTAAAGGTATGCTAAGTTTATCAATTTTTTCTTCCGTTTCAAATATTATAGTCTTTTTGACAAATTGAATTTGTTTTGCTATATTTGACGTTTTAAAAAAGCAACaagtatgtatttttttttttcaatttaccCTTTACTAGGGACAGATTTAGTGTATGTAGTGAGAGTTCCTAGAAACCAGTAACTTCTGCTCAGCCGTTGTATTTATAATGAGAATCCATCAAACATATAAGAAATTAAACCCACTATAAAAGTGGGCTATTGGTTCAGCGGCAAAGATGGAACCAGTTAAGATTTGTTGTGCCCTCATTAATTTGACAAGGGTTCAAATCCCCTGGGCACCATAATTTTGTCTCTCACTGCTCCAACAATATAATATTAAGTGAGACATTTCATATAGAGATAAATGATAGTTTAAGCAAATACTCTAATAATTAAAATTATTAGATATTTTCTTAACGCGTGcgtaaaaaaacttaaaaaataaataatattggCCGGAGGTAGTGACATTTGTGCCCTTCTTTTTGATCATTTAATTTTTACTAAagttctttttcatttttatctAATCATGATGAACAATCATTTAGAATATTGCATAACATGTTTTACTGTAAATATGAACATTTCAGCTACTTCCCCAGTTGCTTCTCCAGTCTCTTCGTCTAATCCTTCAGGTATGAGTACTAACAAATCTTGCTCTCCTTAATAACGCCACATTTTGCATGTTATCTTTACACCAATTTCAACACTTATAATATAATGGTGAGAAAATGATATATTTGTGGGGGTGACATGCAGGAGACGGATCGAGATATTCGCAAAGTGGGGATTCATCAGGAGGATACTCATTGAAGCTGCCATACTGCCTGTTTTTGTCCCTTGTAGCCTCTTTGTCATATACCACAATGTTAAGCACCATCTTATAATAAGCGCTCAAACTCACACATCACAAAATATGCTTCTAATTTCTGTCACAAATTTGTCACTAATAAAATTCTTGTGACAATGTCTTTTTCTACCTCAAACTTTCGTGTGTCTACGTAAGGATAAATTCATAATTACAAATTCATTAAATATTCAACACGGTCTTATGATGTACCTGTCcgtcacaaatttgggccttgtTTGTAGAGCCAGTGACACCATTTCCTTGAAACTATCTAAGGTGTGTGTGTGAAGTAAGAATAGTTTGGTTTTGATTATCTTGTTAATTTGTTAGTCAACATTTGTTTTTTGGCCGAGGCAGAGGTTTGTATTTACTCTATCGAAATTAATTTTCTCAGAAATATTGAACAAAGTTCTTTCTGATTATACATTAGACACACTTCATGGCTTGAATCTTTGTATCTTGCAAAACCGTAGATCAAACTTTCCTACTTCCTAACTGATAACTACAAGATGATTGCTCTTACCAAATTTTGCTAGTAGAGTTATTGTTGTTTGTAAAGTTGTaattatgtacatatatagatttAGAGGGCTTGAGTACATCAGTTAGTATTTTTAACAAGGAATATAGGATTTAACTCTGTCAATATACTCAATTTGCTTTTTCTATCAAACAGTATCAAGTAAGCGAGAGTTTGATCCTAATCAAAAAATCCATTTTGTTCATGTATATacatccaaaaagaaaaagatgccCTATAAGGCAAGAACCAACAAATAAAATGTCAAGCTTATTGCTAAGAAAAAAGAGGTGGTTGGCTTAACTTGTGAAACTCATCACGCTTTCAATCATAAAATACCATTCTAACTAGGAAAAGATAGAAAATCACTGCTCAAAAGTTCAATCATCTTTCCACTTtttgttcccttttttttttttctcttttatatTTCTGTTTACTCTTAAATTTGATTTTAGCTTTCAAACTTACCAGGCAAAAGGTGTCGTGTATTTCCCTAGCTATCTAGTAAAAAGTAATACTCCTAAACCTTAACTCAAGAGCAAACAATTTGACGAAGATTTATGGACATTGaacttctctttttcttttatgaAGTTGGAACGTGAGTATAATGAGTGCGTTTGTGCATAAAAAAAGGATCAAATTGTAGCTTATACTCGTTAAACAAGAGAGATTTGCCTGTAAAGCTCCCAAATTCtcatggttaattaatcaatTTGCTTAATAGACGAAAAAGAACATTAAATTCCAGCGCAAAATGTATAAATGCctattttattttgggaaaatgGTTAAAAATACCGCTGAACTATTTGAAATTAGTCAATCTTGCCTTTTGTTACATTACCCTCTCTACTAACGGTTGCTCCAAAACAAGGGAAATGACCCATTTTGCTGTTGAACTATTCGAAATGGGACAATTTGCCACTTGTTTATAATACtccttctgtttcaatttatgtgaacccatttgattgtgcacgacatttaagaaagagtgaagacttttgaaacttatggttcaaaataagtcttgaatatttgtgtggttgtaaatcatttcataaagtgaatttgttttcaaattagaaaagaggtcattcattttgacacggactaaaaaagaaatagattcacataaattgaaacagagagagtattgATACAAATGCTCTTAATAGTTGTAAATATTGGGGAAAGTTTTATAAATGAAATTATGAGATTACTTTATTCAAAAATATCCTTTGTACTATTGGTTGGAGGCAGTTTTGAATTAGTCGACTAATAACGATTATATTATGTGCTAAAAATGTAACTGAAGCAAAAATTAGCCTTTTCTAATAGTTCAAGTATTTTTTTTGGcccctttcccttttattttgTAGTTACTTGAATTTAGTAGGATAATTATAATGGCTTCCTTCTGTTACGAGAACCTCCGcagtgattaaaaaaaaaaaaaaaaaaaaaaaaaaaaaaaacgaaaacaaAAAACCACCGCAGTATGGATGAAGTTATCCCTTTGGTCCAAAGAATAGAAAAAAACAAACCAATGACAAAATGATGGAGTTGGAATATCCTTTCGTGCCTAATTCTATTCTTCTTTCAATTTCCTACTAGGGTAACCGCATGCATACTTTCCAAAAACACTCCCTTGTATTAATTGTCCTAAAACACTTGCCTTAAGCACAAATCCATTTATCAATTGTTTTTTTACAAAACCAAGGCAAATCTATAACACCCAGTAATTGATTTTTTTGTTCCTCATTTGTAAACACATCAATACTTTTTTCAAGAAAGGTATAGTCCATATCTTCTGTCAGCTGTAATTATTGAAGGGTTCAGGTATTTGATTATCTAATTTCAATTGCAAATCAATTGATTGGGATTGAAATTGCTTTGGACTTAATTGtggattttgaaaaaaaaaaaaaaaaaaacaagattgGCCATTTCCCCAGTTCTTGAAACACCcaagttttattttttcttgCTGTTTTATAATTCTTTCTTTATGTTAAGGATTTGGGTTTTCAGTTGTCCATCATTTGATTCATCTTGTTAAGATTTGGGTGTTTTTGTTTGCTCAAAGTCTTGCTATTTACCTTGCAAAGTTCTGATATTTTGTGTTTTATTGTGATAGTTTGTATGATGTGTGCTGAAGGAATCCATTTGATCTTTAGTGCTTTGTTGATCATCTATAGATGCAATCATGTATGAAATTTTCTGCATCTTAGTGTCTTTTCGTATACTTTCCTAAAATCACTCCATAAAAAATTTCAATAACATACCccgtgtgatcccacaagtggggtctggtgACTCAGGGTGgcgtgtacgcagaccttatccttAACTTTGCGGGGTAGAGAGATTGTTTCCGATACAGTTTATAGAATATGTTTAACTGGATTGGTGAAAGAAATGGATTTTGCTTTCCTTTTCCAAATGAACAAACACGTCTATAGTTGCAGCAACTTAGCAATGTAGCCACTTCTGAGGCTTTTCTCATCAAGGCATGAGATTTATCTCCAGTTACTATATTGGAGCAATAAGTATGTGACTTGTTGCTGTTGCTTCCTCCACTGGTGCATATTGTGCTACTCAAaactcaaaataaaaaaaataaaaaaattggtgTGTTATATACCTTACTTTAAGACCACAAAGATTCAAAAGTCATCTTTACTTTCTaaaacttcgtgcctagtcaaacactcaaactaagaaacatagaatgaaacgGCGGGGGTATGAAATGCTGTTGATCTTTTTAGATAACTTCCTATGTGATTTTAGATTTGCCTCATCCCTTTTGACACATTCAATCATCATAATGGCACCTATGAATCGGTGCATTTGGAAGTCTATAACATGGCCAAATCATTTCAAGTGACCTCCTCTCAAGTTTTCATTTATGTCTGCTACTTGCACATTATATTGATGTAATGTTTATAATTTTGTTTAATCTTGTAAAGACACATCCATCTAACTGTTTGTTTATTATATCTATAGACTGTACATTGTCTTTCAACCTACTGGCAGTGCTCCTCTGTTTGAGGATTAGGATTGACAATAAGAAACTCACATAAGTGAAATTCACATAGTGGGCCTCAAGAAATGAGTTAAATTGCGGTCTAGCTTGTTATTGTTCTGTATGAGTATTAATTTTATTCTTTTTGATAACTGCGAAGCTGGTTTTGGTTTTTACTTGCAAACTAAGTTGATTTTCCAATCTGCTTGGCTTTGAATGCCAACACCATTAAAGATTGTGCATTTTAAGTTGCATAATCTTGAAAGTGATTGTGGAAGGAAACATCTTGTATTGCCTAATATCAGCAGTAGCGCTGCCGCTAGCCAATTAGCTTCTGTCCTTTTTCCTCCTAGCTGTAATTTACACTACTGTTAATGTTTACTCTGAAGGTTCAATTGGCAATTTATCCTTACCAAGCTTTCTTGCTTTTAGGCTGTCAAGCATCTAATCTTTTTGTTTGACGGCCACTTCTTATGTATTCTCTTATCAATGACTGAAGCCTGATCCAGAGAGAGAAAAAATTCTCTCTGGATCCACCTTTGTAATTTACACTACTGTTAGTGTCTACTTTAAGGTTCAATTGCTGCTTCATTGGG includes these proteins:
- the LOC132610898 gene encoding non-specific lipid transfer protein GPI-anchored 5-like — translated: MQISASLVSAIFVAVPFLSLHVSAQSDCQQVIVGLAPCLQYIDGNATSPSSGCCTQVGTIVKTRQQCVCEVFSGVNVNQTLALALPKACNVRTPSVSLCKATSPVASPVSSSNPSGDGSRYSQSGDSSGGYSLKLPYCLFLSLVASLSYTTMLSTIL